Proteins encoded by one window of Nicotiana tabacum cultivar K326 chromosome 10, ASM71507v2, whole genome shotgun sequence:
- the LOC107775678 gene encoding monodehydroascorbate reductase, whose product MAEKSFKYVIVGGGVAAGYAAREFAKQGVKPGELAIISKEAVAPYERPALSKAYLFPEGAARLPGFHVCVGSGGERLLPEWYAEKGISLILSTEIVKADLTSKTLVSAAGESFTYQTLVIATGSTVLKLSDFGVQGADSKNIFYLREIDDADKLVEAIKAKKNGKAVIVGGGYIGLELSAVMRLNNIEVSMVYPEPWCMPRLFTEGIAAFYEGYYQNKGVNIIKGTVAVGFDTHPNEEVKEVKLKDGRVLEADIVVVGVGARPLTTLFKAQVAEEKGGIKTDAFFKTSIPGVYAVGDVATFPLKMYNDIRRVEHVDHSRKSAEQAVKAIFASEQGKSIDEYDYLPYFYSRAFDLSWQFYGDNVGETVLFGDADPNSATHKFGQYWIQDGKVVGVFLESGTPEENKAIAKVAKVQPLVSSLDQLAQEGLSFASKI is encoded by the exons GGGTATGCTGCTAGAGAATTTGCAAAACAGGGAGTTAAGCCTGGAGAACTGGCTATTATCTCCAAAGAGGCG GTGGCTCCTTATGAACGTCCTGCACTTAGCAAGGCATACCTTTTTCCCGAAG GAGCTGCAAGACTCCCAGGGTTTCATGTGTGTGTTGGAAGTGGGGGAGAAAGACTTCTTCCTGAATGGTATGCAGAGAAAG GCATATCATTGATCCTGAGTACTGAAATAGTGAAAGCAGATCTTACTTCAAAGACTCTCGTTAGTGCAGCTGGGGAATCTTTTACGTATCAAACACTTGTTATTGCAACTGGATCAACT GTTCTCAAGTTGTCAGATTTTGGTGTGCAAGGTGCTGATTCCAAGAACATCTTCTACTTGAGGGAAATTGATGATGCTGATAAGCTTGTGGAAGCAATAAAAGCTAAGAAAAATGGGAAGGCTGTAATTGTTGGGGGAGGGTACATTGGACTTGAGCTTAGTGCTGTAATGAGACTGAACAACATTGAAGTCAGTATGGTTTACCCAGAACCATGGTGCA TGCCTCGGCTTTTCACAGAGGGCATAGCTGCATTCTATGAAGGTTATTATCAAAACAAGGGAGTCAATATCATCAAGGGTACAGTGGCTGTTGGGTTTGATACACATCCAAATGAAGAG GTGAAGGAAGTCAAACTTAAGGATGGTAGAGTTCTGGAAGCTGACATAGTAGTCGTAGGAGTCGGGGCACGACCACTCACGACTTTATTCAAAGCGCAAGTTGCAGAGGAGAAGGGTGGAATTAAG ACAGATGCATTCTTTAAAACAAGTATACCTGGTGTATATGCTGTGGGTGATGTTGCCACTTTTCCTTTGAAAATGTACAATGACATTAGAAGAGTTGAACATGTTGATCATTCTCGCAAATCTGCTGAGCAGGCTGTCAAG GCAATTTTTGCCAGTGAGCAAGGGAAGTCTATTGATGAATATGACTACCTTCCATACTTCTACTCCCGTGCCTTCGATTTGTCTTGGCAATTCTATGGTGACAACGTAGGGGAAACAGTGCTCTTTGGGGATGCTGATCCCAACTCTGCAACTCACAAGTTTGGACAATACTGGATCCAGGACGGAAAGGTTGTCGGTGTATTCCTAGAGAGCGGGACTCCTGAAGAGAATAAGGCAATTGCGAAAGTTGCTAAAGTTCAGCCCCTCGTTAGCAGCTTGGATCAATTGGCACAGGAGGGCCTCAGCTTTGCCTCAAAGATCTAA